In one window of Miscanthus floridulus cultivar M001 chromosome 12, ASM1932011v1, whole genome shotgun sequence DNA:
- the LOC136498015 gene encoding protein YABBY 5-like has protein sequence MMSSVPETFNLDQQHLVQQQPPPAEQEQICYVHCSYCDTILAVGVPCSSLFQTVTVRCGHCSNLLYVNLRALLPPAAANQLPPFGGQALLSPTSPHGLLDAETMSFQAPSLQRSAEPPSACVSTITSINNSCGGNNASAMSSMAPSPPAKPALQEPQLPKSNKTSEKRQRVPSAYNRFIKDEIQRIKASNPDITHREAFSAAAKNWAHFPNIHFGLMPDQGLKKNPMQNQEGAECMLFKDGLYAAAAAATAASSMGISPF, from the exons ATGATGTCGTCGGTGCCGGAGACGTTCAACCTGGACCAGCAGCACCTCGTGCAGCAGCAGCCTCCGCCAGCGGAGCAGGAGCAGATCTGCTACGTGCACTGCAGCTACTGCGACACCATCCTCGCG GTGGGCGTGCCGTGCAGCAGCTTGTTCCAGACGGTCACCGTGCGGTGCGGCCACTGCTCCAACCTGCTCTACGTCAACCTCCGCGCCCTCCTGCCGCCGGCGGCCGCCAACCAGCTACCACCCTTCGGCGGCCAGGCTCTCCTCTCCCCAACCTCCCCGCACGGTCTACTT GATGCTGAGACGATGTCGTTCCAAGCGCCGAGCCTGCAGCGGAGTGCTGAACCGCCCAGCGCCTGCGTGAGCACCATCACGAGCATCAACAACAGCTGCGGTGGCAACAACGCGTCGGCCATGTCGTCGATGGCGCCGTCGCCACCGGCCAAACCTGCACTGCAGGAGCCGCAGCTGCCCAAGAGCAACAAAA CTTCAGAGAAGCGGCAGAGAGTTCCTTCCGCATACAACCGTTTCATCAA AGATGAGATCCAGCGCATCAAGGCCAGCAATCCGGACATCACTCACAGGGAAGCTTTCAGCGCGGCTGCCAAGAAT TGGGCCCATTTCCCAAACATCCATTTCGGTCTCATGCCCGATCAGGGCCTGAAGAAGAACCCTATGCAGAATCAG GAGGGAGCTGAATGCATGCTTTTCAAGGACGGTCTCtacgcagcagccgccgccgccacagctgCGTCCAGCATGGGCATTTCTCCATTCTGA
- the LOC136497964 gene encoding NAC domain-containing protein 7-like — translation MDAFTHVPPGFRFHPTDEELVDYYLRKKVALKKIDLDVIKDVDLYKIEPWDLQEKCRIGTEEQKEWYFFSHKDKKYPTGTRTNRATTAGFWKATGRDKPIYVKNCLVGMRKTLVFYKGRAPNGQKSDWIMHEYRLETNENGIPHEEGWVVCRVFRKRLATVQRMVGDSPYWFNDHAGFMAPELGSPRQAAHHQQSAMMYHRQQSSYNYPCKVELEYHHLLPQEHFLQQLPQLESPKLPDLIGHVDTTLQPCGLTQEHGAPRYTVQELQAETLYLTAGDASGTDWRALDKFVASQLNNGDTTRKESASYSNPAQVFQQSEEKEEALDYVSTSTSCGGDNDLWKL, via the exons ATGGACGCTTTCACACATGTTCCTCCCGGCTTTCGTTTCCACCCTACCGATGAGGAACTCGTTGATTACTACCTTAGGAAAAAGGTAGCACTGAAGAAGATAGACTTGGATGTTATAAAAGATGTGGATTTGTACAAAATTGAGCCTTGGGATCTGCAAG AAAAGTGCAGGATTGGAACCGAAGAGCAAAAGGAATGGTACTTCTTCAGCCACAAAGACAAGAAGTACCCAACTGGCACTCGCACCAACAGAGCGACGACGGCCGGTTTCTGGAAGGCCACAGGAAGGGACAAGCCGATCTATGTGAAGAACTGCCTCGTAGGGATGAGGAAGACACTAGTTTTCTACAAAGGCCGGGCGCCCAATGGACAAAAGTCAGACTGGATCATGCACGAGTATCGCCTGGAGACCAACGAAAATGGAATTCCACAC GAAGAAGGATGGGTTGTCTGCAGGGTGTTCAGGAAGCGACTCGCGACTGTCCAAAGAATGGTTGGGGACTCGCCTTACTGGTTCAACGACCACGCGGGGTTCATGGCGCCGGAGCTCGGCTCGCCGAGGCAGGCGGCACACCACCAGCAGAGCGCCATGATGTACCACAGGCAACAAAGCAGCTACAACTACCCTTGCAAGGTGGAGCTGGAGTACCACCACCTCCTTCCCCAGGAGCACTTCCTGCAGCAGCTCCCTCAGCTGGAGAGCCCCAAGCTCCCTGACCTTATTGGCCATGTAGACACTACTCTCCAGCCATGCGGCCTTACACAGGAGCATGGCGCCCCTCGCTACACCGTGCAGGAGCTCCAGGCCGAGACTCTCTATCTGACGGCTGGGGATGCGTCAGGCACAGATTGGCGAGCTCTCGACAAGTTCGTGGCGTCCCAGCTCAACAACGGCGACACCACTCGTAAGGAGTCAGCTAGCTACTCCAATCCAGCACAGGTGTTTCAGCAGtctgaggagaaagaagaggcatTGGACTACGTGTCAACGTCAACTTCCTGTGGTGGGGACAATGATTTGTGGAAATTATAA